Proteins encoded together in one Pantoea sp. CCBC3-3-1 window:
- a CDS encoding nickel/cobalt transporter — translation MSVIITQQKTPRGWRQFWPIILLLLALIIGAGVVWLHWSQILLQTIFWQRNLHAEMTMLMQQVVAHPHQVGLTLLGFSLIYGVLHALGPGHGKVVIATFLATHPLKLKTSLQLTLAAALLQGAVAVVLVTVMLTVLQLSSRQLHLGSYWLEKGSYLLVIVLGAWLSWRAVRKMLQILKKPARTFHRLTPLTHQHSADCGCGHQHVPDSESVNKAVNIRTKIMVVLSMGLRPCSGALMMLLFAKVIGVYWWGVLSAIVMAAGTALTVSAMALLVHISRSLALKLSRGSSQGWQKMGLACLSLTGGLLLVVMGIVLWLTAQPALSGGIRPLFMR, via the coding sequence ATGTCAGTAATTATCACGCAGCAAAAAACGCCGCGCGGCTGGCGGCAGTTCTGGCCGATCATCCTGCTGCTGTTGGCGTTGATTATCGGGGCAGGAGTGGTCTGGCTGCACTGGTCGCAGATTTTACTGCAAACCATCTTCTGGCAGAGGAATTTACATGCAGAGATGACCATGTTGATGCAGCAGGTCGTCGCTCATCCTCATCAGGTTGGCTTGACGCTGCTGGGATTCAGCCTGATTTATGGCGTATTGCATGCACTGGGACCGGGTCACGGCAAAGTGGTAATCGCGACGTTTCTGGCGACGCATCCTTTGAAACTTAAAACCAGCCTGCAACTGACGCTGGCGGCGGCGCTTTTGCAAGGCGCTGTTGCGGTTGTACTGGTAACGGTGATGCTAACGGTATTGCAGCTTTCTTCGCGCCAGCTGCATCTCGGCAGCTACTGGCTGGAGAAGGGCAGTTATTTGCTGGTGATTGTACTCGGAGCCTGGCTGAGCTGGCGCGCAGTAAGAAAGATGCTGCAAATTTTAAAAAAACCAGCGCGCACTTTCCATCGTCTGACGCCACTCACTCATCAGCACAGTGCGGACTGCGGCTGCGGGCACCAGCATGTGCCGGACAGTGAATCCGTTAACAAAGCGGTGAATATCAGAACAAAAATCATGGTGGTGTTATCCATGGGGCTACGGCCCTGTTCTGGCGCGCTGATGATGCTGTTGTTTGCAAAAGTGATTGGCGTTTACTGGTGGGGTGTTTTATCGGCAATCGTCATGGCTGCGGGAACGGCACTCACGGTTTCTGCCATGGCTTTACTGGTGCACATTTCTCGTTCGCTGGCGCTGAAGTTAAGTCGTGGGTCGTCACAAGGCTGGCAAAAAATGGGATTAGCCTGCCTGTCGCTGACCGGAGGCTTATTGCTGGTAGTGATGGGGATCGTGCTGTGGCTTACGGCGCAACCGGCCTTGTCGGGTGGCATCAGGCCGCTGTTTATGCGTTGA
- a CDS encoding DUF1007 family protein, protein MIAVAPQAWSHPHSFISLQTTLVHQGNQLTGLKMHWVMDAITSADLLYDAGQAKSDSVVWKKLAAEVMANVLGQHYFTEFWHEGKAVKFDNLPPEYRLLRQGNQAVLEFVLPLGEPQPLKGQRYTFSTFDPTYFVDMTFDSEKSLHIPAELAQQCQFSLKTPNPNASVQAYALSLDKADAPPEDRELGREFAQTVTLTCQ, encoded by the coding sequence ATGATTGCGGTGGCACCACAAGCCTGGAGCCATCCTCACAGTTTTATTTCATTGCAAACCACGCTGGTTCATCAAGGCAATCAGCTTACCGGCTTGAAAATGCATTGGGTGATGGATGCGATTACCTCTGCCGATTTACTCTATGATGCCGGACAGGCAAAATCTGACTCGGTGGTGTGGAAAAAACTGGCAGCGGAAGTGATGGCTAACGTGTTGGGACAGCATTATTTCACCGAGTTCTGGCATGAAGGCAAAGCGGTAAAATTTGATAACTTACCGCCAGAATATCGTTTGCTGCGCCAGGGCAATCAGGCGGTGCTGGAATTTGTGCTTCCTCTGGGCGAGCCGCAGCCGCTCAAGGGCCAGCGCTATACTTTCTCAACTTTCGACCCAACCTATTTTGTTGATATGACCTTTGATTCTGAAAAATCACTCCATATCCCTGCTGAACTTGCTCAGCAGTGTCAGTTCAGTCTGAAAACGCCCAACCCGAACGCGTCTGTGCAGGCGTATGCGCTATCGCTTGATAAAGCCGATGCGCCACCGGAGGATAGGGAACTTGGCAGAGAGTTTGCCCAAACGGTGACGCTGACATGTCAGTAA
- the csiE gene encoding stationary phase inducible protein CsiE, protein MQKMILPPSAPAALSSPQRHCHLLLLFYLPNAAVTLETICKVNSVDDSTARQDIAEVAAKIQHYHRLVLRQEASGHYGLIGAELDQRLCLLHWLRRALRLVPDFVQQQFSPALKQHLKRMQTEKALYDEHNLQALVQHCALGLSRDFSSRDRQFLQLFIQHSLCRRASTDFTDSQRSWLNGRAEHQLAEEIVRHWQKRCHPAPDASEVWLFALLLSQLHAPVTTEIRYDYERELLAGVREMIAHFQALSANRFCNEQGLCDRLYTHLAQALERCLFGIRIDNSLTEEVPRLYPKLLRTTQAAVKAFEQRYNLTFSPEELGLIAILFGAWLMQENVLQEKQILLLTGKDAALEKEVEQQLRELTLLPLNIKYLDVAEYQSNSAPKGVALVITPYATPLPLYSPPLIHAELPLQPHQQQRIRLLLES, encoded by the coding sequence ATGCAGAAGATGATTTTACCGCCATCAGCGCCTGCTGCACTTTCCAGTCCGCAGCGTCACTGCCATCTGCTTTTGCTATTTTATCTTCCGAATGCCGCTGTCACGCTGGAGACAATCTGCAAGGTGAACAGCGTGGATGATTCCACTGCCCGGCAAGATATAGCGGAGGTGGCAGCAAAAATCCAGCACTATCATCGGCTTGTCCTGCGCCAGGAAGCAAGCGGACACTATGGTCTTATCGGCGCTGAACTGGATCAGCGTCTTTGCCTGCTGCACTGGCTGCGCCGTGCACTCCGGCTGGTACCCGATTTCGTTCAACAACAGTTTTCTCCGGCCCTGAAGCAGCATCTGAAAAGGATGCAGACGGAAAAAGCGCTTTATGATGAACATAACCTCCAGGCGCTGGTACAGCATTGTGCACTGGGACTTTCCCGTGATTTCAGCAGCCGCGATCGTCAATTTTTACAGCTTTTTATACAGCACTCGCTCTGTCGCCGCGCCTCTACCGATTTTACCGACTCGCAGCGCAGCTGGCTGAACGGGCGTGCAGAACATCAGCTAGCGGAAGAAATCGTGCGCCACTGGCAAAAACGCTGCCATCCGGCACCTGACGCCAGTGAAGTCTGGTTATTTGCTTTACTGCTCAGCCAGCTTCATGCGCCGGTGACCACAGAAATCCGTTATGATTACGAGAGGGAGTTACTGGCGGGGGTCAGAGAGATGATTGCGCATTTTCAGGCGCTGTCTGCTAACCGCTTTTGTAATGAACAAGGGCTTTGTGACCGCCTCTATACCCATCTTGCGCAAGCGCTCGAACGCTGTCTGTTTGGCATCAGGATTGATAACAGCCTGACGGAAGAAGTTCCCCGGCTTTATCCCAAATTACTGCGCACCACTCAGGCAGCAGTAAAGGCTTTTGAACAGCGCTACAACCTGACGTTTTCACCGGAAGAACTCGGCCTGATTGCGATCCTTTTTGGCGCGTGGCTGATGCAGGAAAATGTTTTGCAGGAGAAGCAAATTCTTTTACTGACAGGAAAAGATGCTGCACTGGAAAAGGAGGTAGAACAGCAGCTGAGAGAGCTGACGCTGCTGCCTCTGAATATCAAGTATCTTGACGTGGCAGAGTACCAAAGCAACAGCGCGCCAAAAGGCGTGGCGCTGGTTATTACGCCTTACGCCACGCCTCTGCCGCTCTATTCGCCGCCGTTAATCCATGCCGAGCTGCCATTGCAGCCCCATCAGCAACAGCGTATCAGGCTACTGCTGGAGTCCTGA
- a CDS encoding 3-phenylpropionate MFS transporter has protein sequence MAIRSAWWLGLGYFTYFFAYGVWLPFWAVWLKGSGLDAEKIGLLLGVGMVSRFIGSLLIASRITHPSRLITALRLLALLSLLFTLGFFIQASWIWLLLVMIGFNLLFSPLVPLSDALAATWQRQIAMAYGPVRLWGSLAFVISSALTGALVSAFSYQAILIMLCIGVGAMAAGMLLRPSVMPQGDERESKKAGWPEWKQLLQENAVWRFLLCVTLMQGAHAAYYGFSAIWWQEAGYSASIVGYLWSLGVVAEIVVFAASNRLFRRWTARDLLLLSGVCAIVRWSLLASTTSLPWLVVGQILHCGSFTICHLAAMRFIAARQGGEVIRLQSAYSALAMGGGIAVMTMVCGVLFQHLHGNVFWVMAALVVPALLLRPKLQPSGLQQ, from the coding sequence ATGGCAATCCGTTCCGCCTGGTGGCTCGGCCTGGGCTACTTCACCTACTTTTTTGCCTACGGCGTCTGGCTACCGTTCTGGGCTGTCTGGCTAAAGGGCTCAGGGCTTGATGCAGAAAAAATCGGCCTGTTGTTAGGCGTGGGCATGGTCTCTCGTTTTATCGGTAGCTTGCTGATCGCTTCCCGCATTACTCATCCTTCCCGTCTGATTACCGCCCTACGTCTGCTGGCGTTATTATCGCTATTATTCACGCTGGGTTTCTTTATCCAGGCCTCCTGGATTTGGCTGCTGCTGGTGATGATCGGTTTTAACCTGCTTTTTTCACCCCTGGTGCCGCTGAGCGATGCGCTGGCAGCCACATGGCAGCGGCAGATTGCTATGGCATATGGCCCGGTCAGGCTGTGGGGATCGCTGGCGTTTGTTATCAGTTCCGCGCTGACGGGCGCGCTGGTCAGTGCCTTCTCTTATCAGGCAATCCTCATTATGCTTTGCATTGGCGTGGGCGCGATGGCGGCCGGCATGCTGCTGCGTCCTTCGGTTATGCCGCAAGGTGATGAACGGGAAAGCAAAAAAGCGGGCTGGCCGGAGTGGAAGCAGCTGCTTCAGGAAAATGCCGTCTGGCGGTTTTTACTCTGCGTTACCCTGATGCAGGGCGCACATGCGGCCTATTATGGCTTCAGCGCCATCTGGTGGCAGGAGGCTGGCTATTCCGCCAGCATCGTCGGCTATCTTTGGTCGCTGGGCGTGGTGGCAGAAATCGTCGTATTTGCCGCAAGCAATCGCTTATTCCGCCGCTGGACCGCGCGCGATCTTCTGCTGCTTTCAGGTGTTTGCGCAATCGTCCGCTGGAGCCTGCTTGCTTCAACCACGTCACTGCCCTGGCTGGTGGTAGGGCAGATCCTTCACTGCGGCAGCTTCACCATTTGCCATCTGGCCGCGATGCGCTTTATTGCTGCACGGCAAGGGGGCGAGGTTATTCGCTTGCAGTCTGCCTATTCAGCGCTGGCAATGGGCGGCGGTATTGCGGTGATGACGATGGTGTGCGGCGTCCTGTTTCAGCATTTGCATGGCAACGTGTTCTGGGTGATGGCAGCGCTGGTGGTGCCCGCCTTGCTGCTGCGTCCCAAGTTGCAACCTTCAGGACTCCAGCAGTAG